A genomic region of Manihot esculenta cultivar AM560-2 chromosome 15, M.esculenta_v8, whole genome shotgun sequence contains the following coding sequences:
- the LOC110601158 gene encoding CASP-like protein 2A1 produces MHLDMCDLALTSNGSECFSSTPPTPLITSLSSLSSLLSCPLLICITFPREHTRDMDKGDKLGVGDSNSPMGMIGSTTDDREEPTSPLRTVETILRLVPMALCISALVLMLKNSQTNDYGSLSYSDLGAFRYLVHANGVCAGYSLLSAVIVAMPRPSTMSKAWTFFFLDQVLTYIILAAAAVSVEVIYLARKGDTAITWSAACVSFGGFCHKATTSTVITFVVVAFYILLSLVSSYKLFSKFSAPAVSFSGKGIEISGFQG; encoded by the exons ATGCACTTAGATATGTGTGACCTTGCCTTGACAAGTAATGGCAGTGAATGCTTCTCATCTACCCCACCTACTCCATTAATAACCTCTCTCTCCTCGTTATCTTCTTTACTTAGCTGCCCTCTACTCATCTGCATCACTTTTCCCAGAGAACATACTAGAGACATGGATAAAGGCGACAAACTAGGAGTTGGAGACAGCAACTCGCCCATGGGGATGATAGGTTCCACCACAGATGACCGTGAGGAACCAACAAGTCCCTTGCGCACGGTTGAGACTATTCTCCGTCTCGTTCCAATGGCTCTCTGTATCTCAGCTCTCGTCCTCATGCTCAAGAATTCTCAGACCAACGACTACGGCTCTCTCTCTTACTCTGATCTCGGCGCTTTCAG GTATTTGGTGCATGCCAATGGCGTCTGTGCTGGTTATTCCCTTCTGTCGGCTGTCATCGTAGCCATGCCTCGACCATCCACCATGTCCAAAGCCTGGACCTTCTTCTTCCTCGATCAG GTGTTAACGTACATAATTCTGGCGGCGGCGGCGGTATCGGTGGAGGTGATTTACCTGGCGAGGAAGGGAGACACGGCCATCACTTGGAGTGCAGCTTGTGTATCGTTTGGAGGATTCTGTCACAAAGCCACAACTTCTACAGTGATTACATTTGTTGTAGTAGCTTTCTATATACTGCTTTCACTCGTCTCCTCCTACAAACTTTTCAGTAAGTTTAGTGCACCAGCTGTGAGCTTCTCCGGCAAAGGCATCGAGATCTCCGGCTTCCAAGGCTAA
- the LOC110602561 gene encoding probable glutathione S-transferase, with protein sequence MADELILLDFWPSPFGMRVRIALAEKGVKYEYRDEDLRNKSPLLLQMNPIHKKIPVLIHKGKSICESLIAVQYVDEAWHDKSPLLPSDPYQRAQARFWADFVDKKIYDIGRKVWTTKGEEQEAAKKEFIEALKLLEGELGNKPYFGGENIGYVDVALVPFYSWFYAYETFGNFSIEAECPVLIAWAKRCLQKESISKALPDPKMVYDFILMLKQKLGI encoded by the exons ATGGCTGATGAATTGATTCTCTTGGATTTCTGGCCAAGTCCTTTTGGGATGAGAGTCAGAATAGCATTGGCTGAGAAGGGTGTCAAATATGAGTACAGAGACGAGGACTTGAGGAACAAGAGCCCTCTTCTTTTGCAGATGAACCCAATCCACAAGAAGATTCCTGTTCTCATCCACAAAGGAAAATCCATCTGTGAGTCCCTTATTGCTGTCCAGTATGTTGATGAAGCGTGGCACGATAAGTCTCCTCTCTTGCCCTCCGATCCTTACCAGAGAGCCCAGGCTAGGTTCTGGGCTGATTTTGTCGACAAGAag ATATATGATATTGGGAGGAAGGTATGGACTACAAAAGGAGAAGAGCAGGAGGCAGCCAAGAAAGAATTCATCGAGGCCCTTAAGTTGTTGGAAGGTGAGCTTGGAAACAAGCCTTATTTTGGTGGGGAAAACATTGGATATGTGGATGTTGCATTGGTACCATTTTATTCTTGGTTTTATGCCTATGAAACCTTTGGAAACTTCAGCATAGAGGCTGAATGTCCTGTGCTGATAGCTTGGGCTAAGAGGTGCCTGCAGAAAGAGTCTATATCTAAGGCCCTTCCTGACCCAAAAATGGTCTATGACTTTATCCTGATGCTGAAACAGAAATTAGGCATATAG
- the LOC110601887 gene encoding E3 ubiquitin-protein ligase DA2L — protein sequence MGNKLGRSRQVVDERYTRPQGLYVHKDVDLKKLKKLILESKLAPCYPGDDEFCNDHEECPICFLYYPSLNRSRCCMKGICTECFLQMKNPNTTRPTQCPFCKTTNYAVEYRGVKSKEEKGMEQIEEQRVIEAKIRMRQQELQDEEERMQKRLELSSSSTNAAPREIEYGSAAVQSFRSPVESEEIVPSKCSISHHPQYRPNRDDEFDVDLEGLMVMEAIWLSIQEKGRQKGPAHIDATSSENYSVEGHYASQSMAPVTGSSSSPSGGLACAIAALAERQQMGGQSFLHNNRNFSTCNMLPGSSSSCSLYSRPDQIAENYSSAPSSSNMSPDCRMDTSRDDGEWGADRGSDAAEAGTSYASSDTAEDAGGISVLLPPPPPPADENGVLFQNNSGPIVPESFEEQMMLAMAVSLAEAQAVTSGLGNAWQ from the exons ATGGGTAATAAGCTGGGAAGGAGCAGGCAAGTGGTCGACGAGAGGTATACGAGGCCACAAGGCCTCTATGTTCACAAGGATGTGGACCTTAAGAAGCTCAAAAAGCTTATTCTTGAGTCCAAGCTCGCACCATGTTATCCTGGGGATGATGAATTTTGCAATGATCATGAAGAATGCCCCATTTGCTTCTTG tATTACCCAAGTCTCAACAGATCACGGTGTTGCATGAAGGGCATTTGTACAG AATGTTTTCTACAGATGAAAAATCCTAATACAACTCGTCCTACTCA ATGTCCTTTTTGCAAAACCACAAATTATGCTGTGGAGTATCGAGGTGTTAAATCAAAAGAGGAAAAGGGCATGGAGCAAATT GAAGAACAACGTGTTATAGAAGCAAAAATTAGGATGCGGCAGCAGGAACTTCAAGATGAAGAAGAGAGAATGCAAAAAAGACTAGAATTGAGTTCTTCAAGTACCAATGCTGCACCAAGGGAGATTGAATATGGCTCTGCAGCTG TTCAATCTTTTAGGTCTCCTGTGGAAAGTGAGGAAATTGTTCCTTCTAAATGCTCAATCAGTCACCATCCACAGTATAGACCGAACAG GGATGATGAGTTTGATGTAGATCTTGAAGGCCTTATGGTTATGGAGGCTATTTGGCTTTCGATTCAG GAGAAAGGCAGACAGAAGGGTCCAGCTCATATTGATGCTACTTCATCTGAAAATTATTCTGTAGAAGGTCATTATGCCTCACAATCAATGGCTCCAGTGACTGGTTCATCATCTTCCCCTTCTGGGGGTCTTGCTTGTGCAATAGCGGCCCTTGCTGAACGTCAGCAGATGGGTGGGCAATCTTTTCTTCATAATAATAGAAACTTTTCTACGTGCAACATGCTTCCAGGCAGCAGCAGCAGCTGTAGTCTTTACAGCAGGCCAGATCAGATTGCAGAGAATTACTCCTCTGCACCGAGCTCCAGCAATATGTCACCGGATTGCAGAATGGACACGTCAAGGGATGATGGAGAATGGGGTGCAGACCGAGGATCAGATGCTGCTGAAGCTGGGACTAGTTATGCAAGCTCTGATACTGCAGAAGATGCTGGTGGAATTTCTGTTTTATTACCGccgccaccaccaccagcagatgAAAATGGGGTGCTATTTCAGAATAACTCTGGACCAATTGTTcctgagagttttgaagagcagATGATGCTGGCCATGGCTGTTTCTCTTGCTGAGGCTCAAGCTGTGACAAGTGGACTGGGAAATGCGTGGCAATAG